A region of Myxococcus stipitatus DSM 14675 DNA encodes the following proteins:
- a CDS encoding type I polyketide synthase, whose translation MSHDSTEELTPLQRAALAIKTLRARVDGLEHARTEPIAIVGMGCRFPGGADSPARYWELLRAGGDAVIPVPSDRWDAEGYYAEDPEAAWKMTVREGGFLAQPIAAFDCEFFGLSPREANYVDPQQRLMLEVSWEALEDAGIAPGSLAGSDTGVYVGFLSSDYGRVPFNALPTRDLPYMGTGNELSFSAGRVSYVLGLHGPSMVVATACSSSLVAAHLACQALRQGECSLALAGGVNLILHPDNNIVLSKMRALAPDGRSKTFDASANGYGRGEGCGVLVLKRLSDALRDKDRIHAVIRGSAVNHDGPSGGLTVPHGPAQETLLRKALKSAGLSPSEVRYVEAHGTGTPLGDPIELRALDAVLGEGRSPETPLIVGSVKTNLGHLESAAGAAGLIKVALSLRQGEIPPHLHFRRPTPTIDWSRLRLRVPTQVTPWPVGTGARVAGISAFGLSGVNAHVLVEEAPPEPPRAEEAFPRAVHLLALSARSPEALGALAQRYEEALGVSTEPLADICFTANAGRTHFQHRWALVGDSREAMREQLQTFAAKHGSPPVPRVTSTPRIAFLFTGQGSQRLGMGEELFRTEPVFRRTLLRCDEVLTPLLGQSLVELLYPKAPDDLARARLDATGFTQPVLFALEMALARLWGSWGIVPDFVMGHSVGELVAACVAGVFTLEEGLQLIAARGRLMQSLPPGGAMASVSADPAMVEALLPQYGGQLSIAALNGPRSVVISGREGAVSDCLGELTRRDKRCSLLRVSHAFHSALMDPILDAFSREVAKVRLQPPAIPLISNVSGLEAGPELLEPAYWVEQLRGPVRFARSLETLGRMGVQVFLEVGPKPTLTAMGQECVAGDEKLWWSSLRPERSDARQMFDGLAALYRAGAAVDWRGVDEGRERRKVALPGYPFQRKRYWMELAGTGWDRQGVRTRSGAGSHPLLGTRQSSPARVQQFESSLGATTPAFLADHSVYGQLVVPGAAYVEMGLAAGKALFGAAGGVVDELGFSQALFLPDEGARRVQLVYTPEGEHAGRFEVFSQEAREGEAEATWTLHAHGRLSATKAEDGRRVDLPGLRAALGTDVPVAPYYEKLGRAGLAYGPSFRAIRGLWRGEREVLGQLSLSGAAVADVERYALAPALLDACFQMVGVVVEEEGNAAYLPAGVGSVRVRRAGVREVWAHATLTRAEDSKGAGYTCDLELFTEDGELVAVVERLRLQRVGREGFLGARSKRLQGWLYELEWRDAPALPVPKAPVEAATHCLLLADGSGVGPRLAERLQGRGWNVVTVDAKDGGHDRPRIEALLAARDVAAPLHVIDLSSLTGTEREVPGRALSHGTRVLEWAQALVHAPKGKPTSLWLVTRGAQATAVGAPVAGLAGAVLWGLGKAIAREHPELQCRRVDLDPAAPEQEVDQLQAELSAESADDEVALRDGGRRVPRLVRSRRLEVSSAEPEATLRMDASYLVTGGLGGLGLAVAERLVERGARHLVLLGRRAPGAEVRARLAAMAERGVDVQTLTCDVSVASELERALGGLEGRLPPIRGVVHAAGVIDDGLLMQMTPERFARVFAAKVSGGWNLHRAFQGTSLDFFVLFSSAASMIGSAGQANYVAANAFLDSLALHRRGLGLPGLSVGWGAWAEVGAASDAQLQRRMEQLGFGVIPLADGLQLFEQSLGLGGQLGVLPVDWAVLGRRGRSALYEDFVTQANPAPGEDILAKLARIPPTERRAELRVHVGTLVNGVLGRAPTDALDPAQGFFDLGMDSLMSVELRNVLQRSLGVSLPATVAFDNPTVNALADHLAEEVLGLKQEAAPAREVVEDQDLDDLLSDVDDLSDGDVQELLRRRR comes from the coding sequence ATGTCCCATGACTCGACGGAGGAGCTGACGCCGCTTCAGCGGGCGGCCCTGGCCATCAAGACACTCCGGGCCCGCGTGGATGGCCTGGAGCACGCGCGCACCGAGCCCATCGCCATCGTGGGCATGGGCTGCCGCTTCCCCGGCGGCGCGGACTCTCCGGCGCGGTACTGGGAGCTGCTGCGCGCGGGGGGCGATGCCGTGATTCCCGTGCCCTCGGACCGCTGGGACGCGGAGGGCTACTACGCCGAGGACCCCGAGGCCGCGTGGAAGATGACCGTCCGCGAGGGCGGCTTCCTCGCGCAGCCCATCGCCGCGTTCGACTGCGAGTTCTTCGGCCTGTCGCCGCGCGAGGCGAACTACGTGGACCCCCAGCAGCGGTTGATGCTGGAGGTCTCCTGGGAGGCGCTGGAGGACGCGGGCATCGCCCCGGGCTCGCTGGCGGGCAGCGACACGGGCGTCTACGTCGGTTTCCTCAGCAGCGACTACGGGCGTGTCCCCTTCAACGCGCTGCCGACGCGCGACCTGCCCTACATGGGGACCGGGAACGAGCTGAGCTTCTCGGCGGGACGGGTCTCGTACGTGCTGGGACTGCACGGGCCGTCGATGGTCGTCGCGACGGCGTGCTCGTCCTCGCTCGTCGCCGCGCACCTCGCCTGTCAGGCCCTGCGCCAGGGCGAGTGTTCGCTGGCGCTGGCGGGAGGGGTGAACCTCATCCTCCACCCGGACAACAACATCGTCCTGAGCAAGATGCGGGCGCTGGCGCCGGATGGGCGCTCGAAGACCTTCGATGCGTCGGCCAACGGGTATGGACGAGGCGAGGGCTGCGGCGTCCTGGTGCTCAAGCGGCTCTCGGACGCGCTGCGGGACAAGGACCGGATTCACGCCGTCATCCGAGGCTCGGCGGTGAACCATGACGGGCCGAGCGGGGGCCTGACGGTGCCTCACGGGCCCGCGCAGGAGACGCTGCTGCGCAAGGCGCTGAAGTCCGCGGGGCTGTCGCCTTCGGAGGTCCGCTACGTGGAGGCGCATGGGACGGGCACGCCGTTGGGGGACCCCATCGAGCTGCGGGCCCTCGACGCGGTGCTGGGCGAAGGGCGGAGTCCGGAGACGCCGCTCATCGTCGGCTCGGTGAAGACGAACCTGGGCCACCTGGAGTCCGCGGCGGGCGCGGCGGGGCTCATCAAGGTCGCGCTGTCGCTGCGGCAGGGAGAGATTCCTCCGCACCTGCACTTCCGCCGGCCCACCCCGACCATCGACTGGTCGCGGCTGAGGCTGCGGGTTCCCACGCAGGTGACGCCGTGGCCCGTGGGGACCGGGGCGCGTGTCGCGGGCATCAGCGCGTTCGGGCTCAGCGGGGTGAATGCCCATGTCCTCGTCGAGGAGGCTCCGCCCGAGCCTCCCAGGGCCGAGGAGGCGTTTCCCCGCGCGGTCCACCTGCTGGCGCTGTCCGCTCGGAGCCCGGAGGCGCTGGGGGCCTTGGCGCAGCGCTATGAAGAAGCGCTCGGTGTGTCGACCGAGCCCCTGGCGGATATCTGCTTCACGGCGAACGCGGGGCGCACGCACTTCCAGCACCGGTGGGCCCTGGTGGGTGACTCGCGCGAGGCGATGCGTGAGCAGCTCCAGACCTTCGCGGCGAAGCACGGCTCCCCGCCGGTGCCACGCGTCACGAGCACGCCGCGCATCGCCTTCCTCTTCACCGGACAGGGCTCGCAGCGGCTGGGGATGGGCGAGGAGCTCTTCCGCACCGAGCCCGTCTTCCGGCGGACGCTGCTGCGGTGTGACGAGGTGCTGACACCCTTGCTGGGGCAGTCGTTGGTCGAGCTGCTGTATCCGAAGGCGCCCGATGACCTGGCCCGTGCCCGGCTCGATGCGACGGGCTTCACGCAGCCGGTGTTGTTCGCGCTGGAGATGGCGCTGGCGCGGCTGTGGGGGTCGTGGGGCATCGTCCCGGACTTCGTGATGGGGCACTCGGTGGGGGAGCTGGTGGCGGCGTGTGTGGCCGGCGTCTTCACGCTGGAGGAAGGGCTCCAGCTCATCGCGGCGCGCGGCCGACTGATGCAGTCGCTTCCACCGGGCGGTGCCATGGCCTCCGTGTCCGCGGACCCGGCGATGGTGGAGGCGCTGCTGCCTCAGTACGGAGGGCAGCTCTCCATCGCGGCGCTCAATGGTCCGCGCAGTGTCGTCATCTCGGGCCGGGAAGGGGCGGTGAGTGACTGCCTGGGCGAGCTGACCCGGCGGGACAAGCGCTGCTCGCTGCTGCGCGTGTCGCATGCCTTCCACTCGGCCTTGATGGACCCCATCCTCGACGCGTTCTCACGCGAGGTGGCGAAGGTCCGTCTCCAGCCTCCAGCCATTCCGCTCATCTCGAACGTGAGCGGCCTGGAGGCGGGCCCGGAGCTGCTGGAGCCCGCGTACTGGGTGGAGCAGCTCCGAGGGCCCGTGCGGTTCGCTCGCAGCCTCGAGACGCTGGGCCGGATGGGCGTGCAGGTGTTCCTGGAGGTGGGGCCCAAGCCGACGCTCACGGCGATGGGCCAGGAGTGTGTGGCAGGCGACGAGAAGCTCTGGTGGTCCAGCTTGAGGCCGGAGCGCTCGGACGCGCGGCAGATGTTCGACGGGCTCGCCGCGCTCTACCGCGCGGGCGCGGCGGTGGATTGGCGCGGAGTGGATGAAGGCCGGGAGCGTCGCAAGGTCGCGCTGCCGGGATACCCCTTTCAACGCAAGAGGTACTGGATGGAGCTGGCTGGCACGGGGTGGGACCGACAGGGCGTGCGGACTCGAAGCGGCGCGGGGAGTCATCCGCTCCTGGGAACCCGGCAGAGCTCACCCGCGCGGGTGCAACAGTTCGAGTCCTCGCTGGGCGCCACGACGCCCGCCTTCCTCGCGGACCACTCCGTCTATGGGCAGCTCGTGGTGCCGGGAGCGGCCTACGTGGAGATGGGGCTCGCCGCGGGCAAGGCGCTCTTCGGCGCGGCGGGAGGAGTCGTCGACGAGCTGGGCTTCTCGCAGGCGCTCTTCCTCCCCGACGAAGGCGCGCGGCGCGTCCAACTGGTCTACACGCCCGAGGGAGAACACGCGGGCCGGTTCGAGGTCTTCAGCCAGGAGGCACGAGAAGGCGAGGCCGAGGCGACGTGGACCCTGCATGCCCACGGGAGGCTCTCCGCGACGAAGGCGGAGGACGGGCGACGCGTCGACCTCCCGGGCCTGCGGGCCGCGCTGGGCACGGATGTGCCGGTGGCGCCGTACTACGAGAAGCTCGGTCGGGCGGGGCTCGCCTATGGCCCCAGCTTCCGTGCGATTCGAGGGCTGTGGCGCGGTGAGCGCGAGGTGCTGGGGCAGCTCTCGCTGTCCGGTGCGGCCGTGGCGGATGTGGAGCGCTATGCCCTGGCTCCCGCGCTCCTGGATGCCTGCTTCCAGATGGTGGGCGTCGTCGTGGAGGAGGAGGGGAACGCCGCCTATCTCCCCGCGGGCGTCGGGAGCGTCCGCGTGCGGCGGGCCGGTGTCCGCGAGGTCTGGGCCCACGCGACGCTGACGCGCGCCGAGGACTCGAAGGGCGCGGGCTACACGTGTGACCTGGAGCTGTTCACCGAGGACGGGGAGCTCGTGGCGGTCGTGGAGCGGCTGCGGCTCCAGCGGGTCGGCCGGGAGGGCTTCTTGGGGGCTCGGAGCAAGCGCCTCCAGGGCTGGCTCTACGAGCTGGAGTGGCGTGACGCTCCCGCGCTGCCGGTGCCCAAGGCCCCGGTGGAGGCCGCGACGCACTGCCTCCTCCTCGCGGATGGGTCGGGGGTGGGGCCGCGGCTCGCCGAGCGCCTCCAGGGGCGCGGCTGGAACGTGGTGACCGTCGATGCGAAGGATGGCGGCCATGACCGTCCGCGCATCGAGGCGCTCCTGGCCGCGCGCGACGTGGCCGCGCCGCTGCACGTCATCGACCTCTCGAGCCTGACCGGCACGGAGCGGGAGGTCCCAGGACGGGCCCTGTCCCACGGCACGCGGGTGCTGGAGTGGGCCCAGGCGCTGGTGCATGCTCCGAAGGGCAAGCCGACATCGCTCTGGCTGGTGACGCGCGGAGCACAAGCCACGGCGGTGGGGGCGCCCGTCGCCGGACTCGCGGGGGCGGTCCTCTGGGGGCTCGGCAAGGCGATTGCGCGCGAGCACCCCGAGCTTCAGTGCCGCCGCGTGGACCTGGACCCGGCCGCGCCCGAGCAGGAGGTGGATCAGCTCCAGGCCGAGCTGTCCGCCGAAAGCGCGGACGATGAAGTCGCGCTGCGAGATGGCGGCCGTCGTGTTCCGCGACTGGTGCGAAGCCGCCGCCTCGAGGTGTCGAGCGCCGAGCCAGAGGCCACGCTGCGGATGGACGCGAGCTACCTCGTGACAGGGGGACTCGGTGGGCTGGGGCTCGCGGTGGCGGAGCGGTTGGTGGAGCGCGGGGCCAGGCACCTCGTCCTGCTCGGACGGCGGGCTCCGGGCGCGGAGGTCCGTGCGCGCCTGGCGGCGATGGCGGAGCGAGGCGTGGATGTCCAGACCCTCACCTGCGACGTGTCGGTGGCCTCCGAGCTCGAGCGTGCCCTGGGAGGACTCGAAGGACGGCTGCCGCCCATCCGAGGCGTGGTGCATGCGGCGGGTGTCATCGACGACGGGCTGTTGATGCAGATGACGCCGGAGCGGTTCGCCCGCGTGTTCGCCGCCAAGGTCTCCGGAGGGTGGAACCTGCATCGCGCCTTCCAGGGGACGTCGCTCGACTTCTTCGTCCTCTTCTCGTCGGCGGCCTCGATGATTGGCTCGGCGGGACAGGCGAACTACGTCGCCGCCAACGCGTTCCTCGACTCGCTCGCACTGCATCGCCGGGGCCTGGGCCTGCCCGGCCTGAGTGTCGGCTGGGGCGCCTGGGCGGAGGTGGGAGCGGCTTCGGATGCGCAGCTCCAGCGGCGCATGGAGCAGCTGGGCTTCGGGGTGATTCCGCTCGCGGACGGGCTGCAGCTCTTCGAGCAGTCGCTGGGCCTGGGAGGTCAGCTCGGAGTCCTGCCGGTGGACTGGGCCGTGCTCGGGAGGAGAGGGCGCTCCGCGCTGTACGAGGACTTCGTCACCCAGGCGAATCCCGCGCCGGGCGAGGACATCCTGGCGAAGCTGGCGCGCATCCCTCCGACGGAGCGCCGAGCGGAGCTGCGCGTGCACGTGGGCACGCTGGTGAACGGCGTCCTGGGCCGTGCGCCCACGGATGCGCTGGACCCGGCCCAGGGGTTCTTCGACCTGGGCATGGACTCGCTGATGTCCGTGGAGCTTCGCAACGTCCTCCAGCGGAGCCTGGGGGTCTCGTTGCCCGCGACGGTCGCCTTCGACAATCCCACCGTCAACGCGCTCGCGGACCACCTGGCCGAGGAGGTGCTGGGGCTCAAGCAGGAAGCGGCTCCGGCCCGAGAGGTCGTCGAGGACCAGGACCTGGATGACCTCCTCTCGGACGTGGATGACCTGTCCGATGGGGATGTGCAGGAGCTGCTGCGCCGCCGTCGCTGA